The following are from one region of the Corylus avellana chromosome ca1, CavTom2PMs-1.0 genome:
- the LOC132170816 gene encoding uncharacterized protein LOC132170816, producing MHNEKQRVSTYCKKKCGWRVYASWKSSTKYFQINTLFNVHNCGSHYYNKRASIKWAAHQYINSFRDQANWKASTLKVAIRRDYNVEMTLLACHHAKGMALKLLTGSRDEQYKLTRVYCSAIRKWNLGNSAYIQRDMAFFQRMYVFVAACQHSGQLYVAIARGGNDDIFPIAYAICETESRDIWTWFLNTLLEDTENSREHTWLFMSNRQKGLMEAIEYLMHDV from the exons ATGCATAACGAGAAACAGCGCGTTTCAACCTATTGTAAGAAAAAATGTGGATGGAGAGTATATGCGTCATGGAAGAGTAGTACAAAATACTTTCAAATCAATACATTATTTAATGTTCATAACTGTGGTAGTCATTACTACAATAAAAGAGCATCAATCAAGTGGGCAGCACACCAATACATTAATAGCTTCAGAGATCAAGCTAATTGGAAGGCAAGTACTTTGAAAGTGGCGATTCGAAGGGATTACAATGTAGAGATGACTTTGCTTGCTTGCCACCATGCCAAAGGAATGGCATTGAAGTTGTTAACTGGGTCACGTGATGAGCAGTACAAACTTACAAGAGTATATTGTAGTGCAATACGTAAGTGGAACCTTGGTAACTCAGCTTACATACAAAGAGATATGGCATTCTTCCAAAGGATGTATGTTTTCGTAGCTGCTT GTCAGCATAGTGGGCAGCTATATGTTGCCATTGCACGGGGTGGGAATGATGACATCTTCCCAATAGCATATGCTATATGTGAGACTGAAAGTAGAGATATATGGACATGGTTTTTAAACACTTTGTTGGAGGATACTGAGAATTCAAGGGAGCACACATGGTTATTTATGTCTAACAGACAAAAG GGATTGATGGAAGCCATAGAGTATCTGATGCATGATGTTTAG
- the LOC132170898 gene encoding non-specific lipid transfer protein GPI-anchored 11-like, translating to MSSSSPASDCNSLTYDIVDCAPFLLSDESEKTMPDNSCCSGFETVLKTNTKCICEAMKSSAHQFGIHLNMKQMMALPSACGLATDSPLSHCDISVLNDHEAAALAYNPPPPKPAPKIALQKAFPPNSDLQELSPKSALQELSPKSSLQELSPKSSLQELSQESYLQELSPKSSLQELSPKSALQEMSPTSTSAWPKPSPPSSKVQASASSNKTGAESVLLISILVASFSCIVI from the exons ATGTCATCATCGTCACCTGCTTCGGATTGCAATAGTTTGACGTATGATATAGTGGATTGTGCACCTTTCCTGCTGAGCGATGAGAGTGAGAAAACAATGCCAGACAATTCATGTTGCTCAGGGTTTGAAACGGTGCTAAAAACAAATACCAAGTGCATTTGTGAAGCCATGAAGAGCAGCGCTCATCAGTTTGGCATCCATCTCAATATGAAGCAGATGATGGCTCTTCCTTCTGCTTGTGGGTTGGCTACTGATTCTCCCTTAAGTCATTGTGACA TTTCAGTGCTAAATGATCATGAGGCAGCAGCTCTTG CTTATAACCCTCCTCCTCCAAAACCAGCCCCAAAGATTGCTCTTCAGAAAGCATTTCCACCAAACAGTGATCTACAAGAACTTTCACCAAAGAGTGCTCTACAAGAACTTTCACCAAAGAGTTCTCTACAAGAACTTTCACCAAAGAGTTCTCTACAAGAACTTTCACAAGAGAGTTATCTACAAGAACTTTCACCAAAGAGTTCTCTACAAGAATTGTCACCAAAAAGTGCACTACAAGAAATGTCACCAACAAGTACTAGTGCTTGGCCAAAACCTTCACCACCAAGTTCTAAGGTTCAAGCTTCTGCATCCTCAAACAAAACTGGAGCCGAATCCGTTCTTCTCATTAGTATTCTTGTTGCTTCATTCTCTTGTATCGTAATTTAG
- the LOC132191733 gene encoding FCS-Like Zinc finger 5-like produces the protein MMLGKRPRVPMKRTTSMSEITFDLNANVDTAVPPSDPHNQNPFSRQNQPGGGVDGLGHQRFLQAMVSPKNHRRTSADFSETTTAPHFLRSCSLCKRRLVPGRDIYMYRGDSAFCSLECRQQQMNRDERMDNCSLASKREGSGSSTAGAAQVPSKGETVAAL, from the exons ATGATGCTGGGGAAGAGGCCACGCGTCCCAATGAAAAGAACGACGAGCATGTCGGAGATCACCTTTGATCTTAACGCCAACGTCGACACTGCTGTCCCACCGTCCGATCCTCATAACCAGAACCCCTTCAGCCGCCAGAATCAGCCTGGTGGTGGGGTTGATGGGTTAGGTCATCAGCGGTTCCTTCAGGCCATGGTCTCACCCAAAAACCATAGGCGTACTTCAGCTGATTTTTCCGAGACCACCACGGCTCCTCACTTCTTGAGGTCTTGCTCCCTCTGCAAACGCCGCCTGGTTCCTGGTCGTGACATCTACATGTATAG ggGTGACAGTGCTTTCTGCAGTCTAGAGTGCCGGCAGCAACAGATGAACAGAGACGAGAGAATGGACAACTGTTCATTGGCTTCCAAGAGAGAAGGCTCCGGCTCTTCCACCGCCGGCGCAGCCCAAGTCCCCAGCAAAGGCGAGACTGTTGCGGCCTTGTAG
- the LOC132166085 gene encoding probable glucan 1,3-beta-glucosidase A, with protein MGMNSRILLLSIVVVVFGMLPFSHGRTDPSFRVKAVNLGGWLVTEGWIKPSLFDGIPNKDFLDGTALQFKSVTTGKYLCAESGGGNIIVANRTSASGWETFRLWRINERTFNFRVFNKQFVGLGSNGKGINAVAVSSTPGASERFEIVRKSDDLSRVRIKAPNGFFLQAKTEELVTADYAGNSGWGDNNPSVFVITTAGKLEGEFQVTNGYGPKKAPQVMREHWNTFIVEDDFKFISANGLNAVRIPVGWWIASDPKPPKPYVGGSLKALDNAFLWAKKYGVKVIIDLHAAPGSQNGWEHSSSRDGSQEWGKTDENIQQTVAVIDFLTARYTKNPSLYAVELINEPLAPGASLESITKYYKAGYDAVRKRSPKTYVIMSNRLGQSDARELFPLASGLTGSVIDFHYYNLFSSRFDNLTVQQNIDYINVNRTSELNHVTTSNGPLTFVGEWVAEWQVNGATKEEYQRFAKAQLNVYGRATFGWAYWTLRNVNNHWSLEWMIKNGYINL; from the exons atgggGATGAATTCAAGAATATTGCTACTAAGCatagttgttgttgtttttggtaTGTTACCTTTTTCTCATGGGAGGACAGATCCGAGCTTTCGGGTAAAAGCTGTTAATCTGGGAGGTTGGCTTGTTACAGAAGGATGGATTAAGCCTTCTCTCTTTGATGGCATTCCCAACAAGGATTTCTTG GATGGAACCGCACTTCAGTTCAAATCAGTAACAACTGGGAAATATCTCTGCGCTGAGAGTGGAGGAGGAAACATCATAGTTGCAAACAGAACATCTGCTTCAGGGTGGGAGACATTTAGA TTGTGGAGGATAAATGAGAGAACTTTCAATTTCAGGGTGTTTAATAAGCAGTTCGTGGGGCTGGGCAGCAATGGGAAGGGGATTAATGCAGTAGCTGTTTCAAGCACTCCTGGTGCTTCTGAGAGATTCGAGATTGTAAGAAAATCAGATGATTTGAGCCGTGTTCGTATCAAGGCACCCAATGGGTTCTTCCTGCAG GCGAAAACAGAGGAACTGGTGACTGCAGATTATGCAGGAAATAGCGGATGGGGAGACAATAATCCATCAGTTTTTGTTATCACCACTGCTGGAAAACTAGAGGGGGAATTTCAAGTCACCaatgggtatggcccaaaaaagGCCCCACAAGTTATGAGG GAGCATTGGAACACATTCATTGTAGAAGATGACTTCAAGTTCATATCAGCAAACGGATTAAATGCGGTGAGAATTCCTGTTGGTTGGTGGATCGCAAGCGATCCAAAGCCCCCAAAGCCCTATGTCGGCGGATCCTTGAAAGCACTGGACAATGCCTTCTTGTGGGCCAA GAAATATGGAGTAAAGGTTATAATTGACCTACATGCTGCTCCCGGGTCCCAAAATGGCTGGGAGCACAGCTCTTCCAGAGATGGCTCTCAGGAATGGGGCAAGACAGATGAAAATATTCAACAGACAGTTGCTGTCATAGACTTCCTGACTGCTAGGTATACAAAGAACCCAAGCCTTTATGCAGTTGAACTCATCAATGAGCCTCTGGCACCAGGAGCATCTCTTGAGAGCATAACCAAATACTACAAGGCCGGTTACGATGCTGTCCGCAAGCGCTCCCCCAAGACGTATGTGATCATGTCTAACCGGCTAGGACAAAGTGACGCGAGGGAGCTCTTCCCTCTTGCCAGTGGCTTGACAGGGTCGGTCATAGATTTCCATTATTACAACCTTTTCTCGAGTCGATTTGACAACTTGACCGTCCAACAGAACATTGATTACATCAACGTAAACAGGACCTCGGAGTTGAACCATGTCACTACATCAAATGGCCCCCTTACTTTTGTGG GTGAATGGGTTGCTGAGTGGCAAGTTAATGGAGCAACAAAAGAGGAGTATCAACGATTTGCCAAGGCCCAGCTAAATGTTTATGGGAGAGCAACATTTGGATGGGCTTATTGGACCCTTAGAAATGTGAACAACCATTGGAGTTTGGAGTGGATGATCAAGAATGGTTACATCAACCTTTAG
- the LOC132183939 gene encoding protein DOWNSTREAM OF FLC-like, whose product MARRVLLVALCVLLPALLVSASRPARNPFIVKGRVYCDTCRAGFETSATTYIAGARVKVECKNRNTMQLVYSKEATTDSYGTYNMFINEDHEDQLCDAMLVSSPQHDCAAMSPGRERTRVILTRYNGIASDNRFANAMGFMKDEALSGCAEILKQYQESDE is encoded by the exons ATGGCTAGAAGGGTGTTGTTAGTTGCGCTGTGTGTGCTCCTCCCCGCGCTGTTGGTTAGCGCCAGCCGCCCAGCGAGAAACCCCTTTATAGTGAAAGGGCGAGTGTACTGTGACACCTGCCGCGCCGGATTCGAGACCTCGGCCACTACCTACATCGCTG GTGCCAGGGTTAAAGTGGAATGCAAAAACAGGAACACAATGCAACTCGTATACAGCAAGGAGGCAACAACCGACTCGTATGGAACCTATAATATGTTCATCAATGAGGACCATGAGGACCAGCTTTGTGATGCTATGCTTGTTAGCAGCCCTCAGCATGACTGTGCAGCAATGTCCCCAGGGCGTGAACGCACCCGTGTCATCCTCACCCGCTACAACGGGATTGCATCCGACAATCGTTTTGCCAATGCAATGGGCTTCATGAAGGACGAGGCCTTGTCTGGCTGTGCTGAGATTCTCAAGCAATACCAGGAGTCTGATGAGTAG
- the LOC132190063 gene encoding 2,3-bisphosphoglycerate-dependent phosphoglycerate mutase 1-like, whose product MAASAFHQALGTLQSHGYLNNSGLRLELGDNSLKLFSKGFKVEIGLSRKGCYLSDQRKFGVVQASASQTSVFEPVSSPSKNNASSSQKKSNEVALILIRHGESLWNEKNLFTGCVDVPLTKKGVEEAVEAGKRISNIPVDMIYTSALIRAQMTAMLAMTQHRRKKVPIFIHNESEQARVWSEIFSEDTKKQSIPVIASWQLNERMYGELQGLNKQETADRYGKEQVHEWRRSYDIPPPNGESLEMCAQRAVAYFTDQIEPQLLCGKNVMIAAHGNSLRSIIMYLDKLTSQEVISLELSTGIPMLYIFKEGKFIRRGSPVAPTEAGVYAYTRSLAQYRQKLDEMLH is encoded by the exons ATGGCTGCTTCAGCATTTCACCAAGCCCTTGGGACTCTTCAGTCCCATGGATATCTTAACAACTCTGGTCTTCGCCTTGAACTTGGGGACAATTCACTGAAATTGTTTTCGAAGGGTTTCAAGGTTGAAATTGGACTCTCAAGAAAGGGATGTTATCTCTCTGACCAGAGGAAATTTGGTGTAGTTCAAGCCTCAGCGTCTCAAACTTCAGTGTTTGAACCAGTTTCATCCCCCTCAAAGAACAACGCCAGTAGCTCTCAGAAGAAATCTA ATGAAGTAGCTTTGATTCTGATTAGGCATGGTGAGTCCTTATGGAATGAAAAGAACTTGTTCACAGGTTGTGTTGATGTCCCACTAACTAAGAAGGGTGTGGAAGAGGCAGTCGAAGCTGGCAAGAGAATCAGCAATATACCTGTCGACATGATCTATACATCTGCACTGATTCGTGCACAGATGACAGCCATGCTTGCCATGACCCAGCACCGCCGTAAGAAG GTgccaatttttattcataacgAGAGTGAGCAGGCAAGGGTATGGAGTGAAATTTTCAGCGAAGACACCAAAAAACAATCTATTCCAGTCATAGCATCTTGGCAATTAAATGAAAGAAT GTATGGAGAATTACAGGGTCTAAATAAACAGGAGACAGCGGATAGATATGGGAAGGAACAAGTTCATGAGTGGCGTCGGAGTTATGATATTCCTCCTCCTAATGGCGAGAGTTTGGAAATGTGTGCTCAAAGGGCTGTTGCTTATTTCACGGATCAA ATTGAACCCCAGCTTCTATGTGGAAAGAATGTTATGATTGCTGCCCATGGGAATTCATTGAGGTCCATCATTATGTATCTTGACAAATTAACTTCCCAagag GTTATCAGTTTAGAACTATCAACCGGAATACCCATGCTTTACATTTTCAAAGAGGGAAAATTCATAAGGAGAGGAAGTCCCGTAGCACCCACTGAGGCAGGAGTTTATGCTTATACTAGG AGTTTAGCTCAATACAGGCAGAAGTTAGATGAGATGCTTCATTAA